CACAAAGTTTATAAAAAGCACAAAAGCCTAAATTAACACATCTACCCACTTTTTCGCAAATATAATGTTGGTAGCTGTTTATTTTCCCTGTCTCTTTTTCACATTTTCCAAATAGGTTTTGGCTACACTGTCGTGTGGAAAAAGAGCTAAGGTTTTTTCGTAATATTCCACTGCCTTTTGTTCATTACCTAATTGTGCATAAATGCTACCCAAATTGGAATATGTCCAGGACGAGTTTGGATATTGTATTGCATTAAATTCCAAAAGTTGAATGACTATATCTGTTTTTTTGAGCAAACCATAATATTCACTGAGCCCAATCAAAGCCCCCTCTGCAAAGTCGTATTCATTTGCAGAGGTTTTTTGCAGTTTTTTGTATTCCTCTAAACCTACCTTAATATTTTGACTATCAATAATTTTTGCTAAGGTTTGAGCAAGAGATTTTTTAGGAATTTCAGAGGGTATATTGTGCAAAATTTGCAAAATACTTTTGGCAATATTTTCTACTTCTGTAGGTTCGGCATTTGCCAAAATTGTAATAAAATAGCCGTTTTCTTCTCTCAAAATAATGGCATTAAAACCATTGTAACCACCTGTATGCCAAATGGTATTCACTTTTTTATCTTTTGAAAGCTCTTGCGAAGTCATCAGCCAACCATAACCATAATTATTTTTATTGGGTGTAAAAAGCAATTTTTTATACTTTTCACTCAATAATAAATCGGAGTTCAATGCTTTATGCCAAAGGTACAAATCTTCAACAGTTGAATAAATTTGCCCTGTTGCAAAAACAGTAGTCATATTTCGGTATTCGCAGTTCAATAAATTGCCTGCAGCCAAGTATCCTTTTGCTTTTTGCGGAATAATATTGAGGTCATTGTCTATGCCTGTGTTATTCATTTTTAAAGGCTTACAAATTCGTTCCCGCAAATTACTTTCATAATTCTTGCCTGTTACTCTTTCCAAAATGACCCCCAAAACCACATAACCAAAACTGCTATAACGAAATTGTGTTGAGGGATCAAATAACAAATCAATGTCCCAGAACAAGTGCATCAACTCGTTGGGCGTGTAGTTATTTTTACTAAATTTTTGATAAAAATCAGGGAAATAATGCACAATGCCTGATGTATGTGAAAGCAAATGATGAATCGTGATTTTTTCGGCTTTTTCTTTGGGGTATTCAGGAATAAAAGTCGAAATTTTATCTTCCAATTTCAATTTACCTTCTTGTACTAATTGTAAAATCATCAAAGCCGTAAATTGCTTACTGATAGACGCAATACGAAATTTGGTTTGTGGCGTATTGGGCTGCTGCCAGTCAAAATCTGCCATTCCAAAGCCTTTTTTGAACAAAACATCTTTGCTGTCTGCCACCAAAACTGAACCATTTAGTTTACCGTTTTGGGCATAAACTTCAAGCAAATTTTCAATTTTTTTGCTTGTCTTTTGGGCAAATACAGAGCTTGTAAAAATTAATAGAAATAAAAAACAAGTAACTCTTTTCATCTATTTTCTAGTTAAATAGCCACTAATGAGCAGAATGTGTAGGCATTTCAATCTTAAATATACATATTCTTTAAAAAAATCACATCAATATATAAATTTGTTTATCAGTACTTTATATTGAAAACAATGTGATACACTTTTATAAATTATCTACCGAACTTTTTATCTTTTTGATACTTTTTTCACTCACATGAGTGTATTGGAAAGTTGTTCTCAAATCCTTATACCCTAACAATGTTTGAATCAAACGAATATCTGTTCCTTATTGAAATATAATTCTTCAATTTAAAAATTGCACATTTTTCTAGACTAGTTTGAATCCTGAAATACCTATAACTCTCTTAAATACGTTATTTTTTTCTTAAGCTGATTAAATAAATATTTTGAGCCAATACCATTTTATTAACATTTCCACATGATTATAACCTTGAAATAACCTTTTAGGAAGGTGAACATTGCTCTTTGTTTCATCCCACTTTCCCTGAAAGTATAGAATTGGGTAGAGATGACAGACTACTATCAGTTATTTACTTTACTTCCCATCATTTTAGCTACTAAGTTTATAATGGCTTTCCTTGTCAAAAAACGAGGTAGTAAAGTTGTTATATAATTGTCAGTACCAACTACTTTATAACTTTTCCCTTTCAATAAAGCCTTTATTCCTTCTTTGGCTACTGTTTCAGAGCTGTCAGCTCTCATACCTTTTGTGTTTGCTTTTGCAGTTGATTGAAATCCTGTAGCTGTATTTCCAGGGCATAATGCCGTAATCGTAATTCCTTTTTTATAAAATTCTCCGTACAAACCTTCTGAAAAGCTAAGCACGAATGCTTTTGATGCACAATAAGTTGTAATGTAAGGACAAGGCTGGAAGGCACCTGTCGATGCTACATTGATAATGCCACCTTCTTTTCTTTGTAGCATTTCTGGAATAACAAGTTGACTTAATGTTGTTAATGATGTTATATTAAGTTCTATCATTTCTTCATACGTTGAAATACTTTGGTCTAAGAAATTCGTCCATTTTCCAAAACCTGCATTGTTTACCAAAAGGTCAATGTTCAAATTTTCCTTTTTAATTGCATTGAATAGTTGTTCCGCACTTCCACCAATAGCAAGATTTTCAATAAAGATTGACACTTTAACATCGTATGCTTTTCTTATTAAAGTTGCAATAGTTTCCAATTTTTGGGCTGAACGAGCTGTAATAATTAAATTAGCACCTTGCTTGGCTAATTCGTAAGCGAATGCTTCTCCAATGCCTGATGATGCACCAGTGATAAGTGCTGTTTTGTTTTTTAAATTTTTCATCGTATCTGTTTTTATTTTTGATTACGATGTAAAGGTCATTAACTTAAAATCTAATCCACTGAACAAAAGTTAAGTAATTATTTTTCGTCTAATTCTACTCAATGTCTGTGGTTCAATACCTATATAAGATGATATGTATTGTAAAGGAACATTCTGTAAAATGTGAGGCTCTTCTTTTAAGAGTTTGAGATATTTTTCTTCTGCATTAAGTGTAATAAGGTCTTTTGACCTTTGATTATTGAATACTAAATATTTATCTGACATAAGAATTCCAAATAGTGCCATATTATGACTTTTTCTATAAAGAAAATCAAGATTGTCTTTTGTTATTTTCAGCAATTCACAATCACTAATAGTTTGCATAACTTCTTCTGATGGTGTTTTTGTTGTAAAACTGTTGTAGGCTGTTACAAAATAATCTTCAGAAGCTAAATGATTAGTTATTTCTTGTCCCTTTTCGTAATGAAAAACTCTAATGTATCCTGAAACAACAAAGTATAAATGTTTTGCTGTCTTGTTGTAGTCAACTAAAATTTCATTCTTATTAGCTGTTGTTTTTTCAAATAAATTGTCAATCAGTTGAATGTCGTTACCATTAATGTCAACCATTGTTTTTAAAAGGGATATGAGATTAGTGTTGTCCACGATTTCTGTTTATTTGTCGTTTAGGGTTGCCGATAACGTTTTGGGTATTGATGAAGTGGAGAATTGAAAACGTCAGCTCAAATATAGTATAAAAGAGGTTCTCGTTGCAAAAGAAAAAAAATGGCAGTTTGGAAAATTCATTTTTAAGCTCTTTAGAAGAGTAAAGTAAAAGAGAGAAAATAACACTTTGTTGGTAATGATAAATCGAAAGTTAAATATAGTAAATTATAAAAAGTACTTCATAATTACACTTTGGATATACAATTGCTTATGGAATTGTAGAAAATATAAAAAAGTCTATTTTCATCAAGTTATTTGACTTAGGAATCTACTGTTAAATAAATTAAGAGTATTGGAAAAACTTTCTTAACATTTCCATAAGGTTAAAATTTTAAGAAAGTTTTTTCTTAACCACTAAAAAGCTTAATACCACCCTCCTCCTAAACTTTTATAAATATTTACTTTTGTCACTAATTGCTTTAATTTGATTTCAGTAAGTTCCATTTTTGTGTTCAAAGCTTCTCTTTGAGTAAGTAAGACCTCCATATAATCTGCTCTGGCATACTTAAATAAGTCATTAGAAATATCAACAGATTGTGAAAGAATATCAGATTCTTTCTGTTTAGTCTGATAGCTACCAGAGTAATTCTTTATAGCAGAAGTTTGATTCATTACTTCTAAATAAGCATTTAGAATGGTTTGTTGATATTTATACCTTGCTTGAGCCTGTTTGTGATATGATTTGTAATAATTAGCCTGAATAGCATTTTTATTAATTAAAGGTGCTAAAGCATCACCAAATAAAGAAAGAACCAAGGATTCAGGATTAAAGAGTAAATGAGGTTGAAAAGCCTGCATACCAATAAATCCATTGAGTCTAAAAGCTGGATAAAAATTAGCTTTTGCAGATTTAATATCCAAGCCTGTTGCCTGCAACTCCCACTCAGCTTGGCGTATATCAGGTCGATTCTGTAAAAGTTGTTTAGGAATACCCACAAATAACGAATCTGTTGACAAGGTGGTAAAAGATGATGAATTTCGAGCAATAGTTTTAGGAAAACCTCCAATTAAAAAATGAATTCTATTTTCTGTTTCTACAATTCTCTGTTGAATTTCATACTGTAAATTGGTGGTGTTAAGCAATTGGGCTTCAAAACGATTGACAGCTAATTGAGAAACTTTAGCAGATTCTTTCTCTTGTTTTACAATTTGCAAGGCATTGGTTTGGAGTTCTATATTTTTTTGAACAATCTCCAGTAAATTGTCCAAAGCCATCAGTTCATAATAAGAGTTAGCAATTTCTGCAATAAGTCTTGTAGTTAAGAAGTTTTTAGCTTCTTGGGTTGCCATATACCTCGAAAAAGCTGATTTTTTAGCATTTCTGAGCTTCTTCCAAACATCTATTTCCCAAGAACTATTAAAGCCTACTAAAAAATCAGTAAGAGGTGATGGAAAAGGTTTATTAGGTTCAATACTTACATTTTTTTCCAAAGCTCCCAAACGAGTAAAACTACCTGCTCTATCTAAACCAGTTCCTCCACGAATGCCCACAAAAGGCATATATTCCCCTCTACGAGCTTTCACTTCATTAAGGCTGATGGCTATTTCTTGTTGTACAATAAGAAGTTCCTGATTGTTTTGTAAGGCAGTATCAATCAGAGCAACTAGGTTCTGATCTTTAAAATAGTCTTTCCATTTAATTCTTGCAATATTATTTGTATCTGATATGCTATTGTTATAACTATCAGGTATAGCTTGAGATTTTGTTTTGACAGTATACTGGGGTACTTTACAAGAAGTACCCACAGCAATCATCAAAATGATTATCGAAAAATTATATACTACCGTTTTCATCTTGTTTAATATTTTTATTGAATAACTTTTTGAATCTTTTTAGAAGACGATTTTCAGTCATATTATTTTCCACAAAATCTTCTGTAAGAGGCGTTTCATCTTCATCTTTGATAAGTTTTTTGTTACCTGCAAATTTTGCAAAGATGTAATACAAGCCAGGGATAACGAGAACCCCTATAATTGTACCTAACATCATTCCACCCATTGCTGATGAGCCAATCGTACGATTGCCAATGGCTCCTGCCCCCGTAGCTCTTACAAGAGGTATCAACCCTGCAATAAAGGCAAAAGAGGTCATCAGAATAGGGCGAAAACGTACTTTTGCACCTTCAATAGCAGCGTCCACCAAAGATGCCCCTTCTTGATGTTTCTGAACAGCAAATTCTACAATCAATACAGCATTTTTACCCAATAAACCAACCAACATAATCAATCCAATTTGAGCATAAATATCATTAGACAAACCC
This region of bacterium 336/3 genomic DNA includes:
- a CDS encoding short-chain dehydrogenase yields the protein MKNLKNKTALITGASSGIGEAFAYELAKQGANLIITARSAQKLETIATLIRKAYDVKVSIFIENLAIGGSAEQLFNAIKKENLNIDLLVNNAGFGKWTNFLDQSISTYEEMIELNITSLTTLSQLVIPEMLQRKEGGIINVASTGAFQPCPYITTYCASKAFVLSFSEGLYGEFYKKGITITALCPGNTATGFQSTAKANTKGMRADSSETVAKEGIKALLKGKSYKVVGTDNYITTLLPRFLTRKAIINLVAKMMGSKVNN
- a CDS encoding RND transporter; translated protein: MKTVVYNFSIIILMIAVGTSCKVPQYTVKTKSQAIPDSYNNSISDTNNIARIKWKDYFKDQNLVALIDTALQNNQELLIVQQEIAISLNEVKARRGEYMPFVGIRGGTGLDRAGSFTRLGALEKNVSIEPNKPFPSPLTDFLVGFNSSWEIDVWKKLRNAKKSAFSRYMATQEAKNFLTTRLIAEIANSYYELMALDNLLEIVQKNIELQTNALQIVKQEKESAKVSQLAVNRFEAQLLNTTNLQYEIQQRIVETENRIHFLIGGFPKTIARNSSSFTTLSTDSLFVGIPKQLLQNRPDIRQAEWELQATGLDIKSAKANFYPAFRLNGFIGMQAFQPHLLFNPESLVLSLFGDALAPLINKNAIQANYYKSYHKQAQARYKYQQTILNAYLEVMNQTSAIKNYSGSYQTKQKESDILSQSVDISNDLFKYARADYMEVLLTQREALNTKMELTEIKLKQLVTKVNIYKSLGGGWY